A genomic stretch from Prochlorococcus marinus str. MIT 9312 includes:
- a CDS encoding NAD(P)/FAD-dependent oxidoreductase: MKSLKENFQKAHIVIIGSGIIGKFNALELSELGFQITIIDPTQLQNSSNAALGLLMGNMYQKRRGRSWDLRKQSIELWPQWIKFLQKFNYKLNIEKPLIQLTTNEEKFKKLEKFIYENNDQNLRILERDSILINNINKAFKTNNIKGIISFKDGRINALSLLQTLDKCLKHKKVNYLQREIIKIRKSNNQWISTTRNNENIKSDMLILCNSLKAIDLIDNLSHNIKLKPVLGQAMEIEINDAEVDLLSLPKQFNINGKNIIPKSKNKLIIGSTDEYSTKPDENTFEKLTNFLDKKPNWLVQGNIIRKWSGIRSRPDGEPSPIIKNLEDGLIICTGFYKNGILLAPACSKWVANEIKNYLS, encoded by the coding sequence ATGAAAAGCTTAAAAGAAAATTTTCAAAAAGCACACATAGTCATTATTGGATCTGGGATTATTGGAAAATTTAACGCCTTAGAATTATCAGAATTAGGTTTCCAGATAACAATAATAGATCCAACTCAACTCCAAAATAGTAGCAATGCAGCTTTAGGCTTGCTAATGGGTAATATGTATCAAAAAAGAAGAGGTAGAAGTTGGGATCTCAGAAAACAAAGCATTGAATTATGGCCACAATGGATTAAATTCTTGCAAAAATTTAATTATAAATTAAATATCGAAAAACCATTAATACAACTAACGACTAATGAAGAAAAGTTCAAAAAATTAGAGAAATTTATTTATGAAAATAATGATCAAAACTTACGAATTTTAGAAAGAGACTCAATATTAATCAATAATATAAATAAAGCCTTCAAAACAAACAATATAAAAGGGATAATTTCCTTCAAAGATGGAAGAATAAATGCTTTGTCTTTACTTCAAACATTAGATAAATGTTTAAAACATAAAAAAGTAAATTATTTACAAAGAGAAATAATAAAAATAAGAAAATCAAACAATCAATGGATTTCTACAACAAGGAATAATGAAAACATCAAATCTGACATGCTTATTTTGTGTAATTCACTAAAAGCGATTGATTTAATAGATAACCTATCTCACAACATCAAATTAAAACCTGTTTTAGGTCAAGCTATGGAAATTGAGATAAATGATGCAGAAGTTGATTTATTATCGCTGCCAAAACAATTCAATATTAATGGTAAAAATATAATTCCAAAATCAAAAAATAAGCTAATTATTGGATCAACTGACGAATATAGTACTAAGCCAGACGAAAATACATTCGAAAAACTCACAAATTTTCTCGATAAAAAACCTAATTGGCTTGTACAAGGAAATATTATAAGAAAATGGTCAGGGATTAGGTCAAGACCTGATGGTGAGCCTTCACCAATAATTAAAAACTTAGAAGATGGACTAATTATATGTACAGGTTTTTATAAAAATGGAATTTTACTTGCTCCAGCTTGTTCTAAATGGGTTGCTAATGAAATTAAAAATTACCTTTCTTAA
- the purU gene encoding formyltetrahydrofolate deformylase: MEHPSIIFKIVCPDRPGLVSLLTSWISNYGGNIKHSDHHTDQDAGLFLSRIEWNSKNASLNRYEIYKEFEKIADEVNGKFNVNYSDEIPNVAIFVSKQNHCLIDLLWRVRNGELKMKVPLIISNHSDLENIANDFNAKFVYIDTFNTDKSIVEDQFLNLLKEYEIDLVVLAKYMQILSDSFLKKFSSIINIHHSFLPAFKGGQPYHRAWKRGVKLIGATAHYVTEDLDEGPIIEQCTVNVSHRDEVDDLIRKGRDIERIALARAVRLHLNHQVFVYNSKTAVFD, translated from the coding sequence TTGGAACATCCTTCAATTATATTCAAAATTGTTTGTCCCGATCGTCCTGGCCTTGTAAGTTTACTTACAAGTTGGATTTCAAATTACGGTGGAAACATAAAACATTCTGATCATCACACAGATCAAGATGCGGGTTTGTTTCTTAGTCGAATTGAATGGAATAGTAAAAATGCATCTTTAAATAGATATGAAATCTATAAAGAATTTGAAAAAATTGCAGATGAAGTAAATGGAAAATTTAACGTAAATTATTCTGATGAAATTCCAAATGTTGCTATTTTCGTGAGTAAGCAAAATCATTGTTTGATTGATTTGCTTTGGCGAGTAAGAAATGGTGAACTCAAAATGAAAGTGCCGTTAATAATTTCTAATCATTCTGATCTTGAAAATATTGCAAATGATTTTAATGCAAAATTTGTCTATATTGATACCTTTAATACTGACAAATCTATTGTTGAAGATCAATTTTTAAATTTATTAAAAGAATATGAAATTGATCTTGTTGTATTAGCCAAATATATGCAAATTTTGAGTGACTCTTTTTTAAAAAAGTTTTCTTCAATAATAAATATTCATCATTCTTTCTTACCTGCATTTAAGGGCGGGCAACCATATCATCGAGCATGGAAGAGAGGTGTTAAATTAATCGGTGCTACTGCTCACTATGTTACTGAAGATCTTGATGAAGGCCCGATAATAGAGCAATGCACAGTTAATGTAAGTCATAGGGATGAAGTTGATGATTTGATAAGAAAAGGGAGAGATATTGAAAGAATAGCTTTAGCAAGAGCGGTTAGATTACATCTAAATCATCAAGTATTTGTTTATAACAGCAAAACTGCTGTTTTTGATTGA
- a CDS encoding ClC family H(+)/Cl(-) exchange transporter: MPNFIKDNIQKTSNNSSRSIKKLLRQRSLVVVFSLLLTGLGASITSISFKTGIYFINNWRLALLDQFPSIAVLPIFGALGGAIAGYLIKNIAPAAKGSGVSQIMGFLRHKKVPMNLKVGLVKLISGIIAIGSGFPLGPEGPSVQMGGSVAWQMAKWLKAPTAFRRVIVAAGGGAGIAAVFSAPLGGFVYAIEELLNSARPVILLLVVITTFIADSSADIIQALGLDPKAGGFDFNLGFLIQKEYDPSVFFLPVDFIYLVLLGIIIGIFAELYSRYVLLMQNLGKKWYKNKFVLKMSICGLILGSIYSCLPSTFHNLDELQKIIAEQNISIGIALLAVLVLFITTGLAAASGAPGGLFYPMLTLGGAIGLIMGSWVEIATGHAPSTYIFAGMGAFVAGCSRTPITAMFLAFALTKNLLIMKPVLISCIASFLIARAFNEESIYERQIQIELED; the protein is encoded by the coding sequence ATGCCAAACTTTATAAAAGATAATATTCAAAAAACAAGTAATAATTCTTCTCGTAGCATTAAAAAATTATTAAGACAAAGATCTCTAGTCGTTGTATTTTCACTCTTATTAACAGGTTTAGGGGCCTCAATTACAAGCATATCTTTTAAAACTGGAATCTATTTTATTAATAATTGGAGATTAGCATTATTAGACCAATTCCCATCTATTGCGGTCTTACCTATTTTTGGAGCTCTAGGAGGAGCTATTGCAGGATATTTGATCAAAAATATTGCACCTGCTGCAAAAGGTTCAGGTGTGAGTCAAATCATGGGTTTCTTAAGACATAAAAAAGTTCCAATGAATTTAAAAGTAGGATTAGTAAAGCTCATATCAGGAATTATTGCTATTGGCAGTGGATTCCCTTTAGGCCCAGAAGGTCCATCAGTTCAAATGGGAGGATCAGTAGCTTGGCAAATGGCCAAGTGGCTCAAAGCTCCTACAGCTTTCAGAAGAGTAATCGTAGCAGCAGGTGGTGGTGCTGGAATAGCTGCAGTATTTAGCGCTCCATTAGGAGGGTTTGTCTATGCAATAGAAGAGTTATTAAACTCTGCTAGACCAGTAATTTTGCTATTAGTAGTAATTACAACTTTTATTGCAGATTCATCTGCTGATATTATTCAAGCCTTGGGTTTAGATCCTAAAGCAGGAGGCTTTGATTTTAACCTCGGATTTTTGATTCAAAAAGAATATGACCCATCAGTTTTTTTCTTACCTGTAGATTTTATTTACTTAGTTTTACTGGGAATAATTATTGGGATATTTGCAGAATTGTACAGCAGATATGTTTTGTTAATGCAAAATCTTGGAAAAAAGTGGTATAAAAATAAATTTGTTTTAAAAATGAGTATCTGTGGACTTATTTTAGGAAGTATCTACTCTTGTTTACCCAGTACATTTCATAATTTAGATGAATTACAGAAAATAATAGCTGAACAAAATATAAGTATTGGAATTGCTTTATTAGCAGTTTTAGTACTATTTATCACGACTGGTTTGGCTGCAGCATCTGGAGCTCCTGGAGGATTATTCTATCCAATGCTTACTTTAGGAGGAGCAATCGGACTAATAATGGGAAGCTGGGTAGAAATTGCGACAGGACATGCTCCAAGTACGTACATTTTTGCGGGAATGGGAGCTTTCGTAGCTGGCTGTTCACGAACACCAATAACAGCAATGTTTTTAGCTTTTGCTTTAACAAAAAATTTATTAATAATGAAACCTGTCTTAATCAGCTGCATTGCCAGTTTCTTGATAGCAAGAGCTTTTAATGAAGAATCAATTTATGAAAGACAAATACAAATAGAATTAGAAGACTAA